The following proteins are encoded in a genomic region of Glycine max cultivar Williams 82 chromosome 18, Glycine_max_v4.0, whole genome shotgun sequence:
- the LOC100812679 gene encoding probable phosphopantothenoylcysteine decarboxylase, whose protein sequence is MDCSNPAITKAMSEGVRLHTVPRMPRILLAACGCIDALKFRLLCQEFSGWAKISVVFTKSSLRFIDTESLFPKGLNVYRSNSANELLQWADIMVIAPLSAHTLAKIVGGICDDLLTRIVQAWDRKKPFYVAPSMHLFMWKNPFTERHLKCIEEEHDITIITRKERGSMTVIEPQEDEDKGEECEIGAMVEPSEISYTLLCNSVSAMGCCLCTNIVVDVDVCALVVGQYGSRLDTSQYAWLGEDGVARKQMNAL, encoded by the exons ATGGATTGCTCAAATCCTGCCATTACAAAAGCAATGTCTGAGGGAGTTCGGCTTCATACTGTTCCGAGGATGCCTCGGATTCTACTTGCTGCTTGTGGATGTATTGATGCGCTCAAATTCAGACTACTTTGTCAAGAGTTTTCAGGATGGGCAAAAATTAGTgttgttttcacaaaatcatcgTTACGTTTTATTGATACAGAATCATTATTTCCTAAAGGTCTAAATGTTTATCGAAGTAATTCTGCCAATGAACTTCTTCAATGGGCTGATATCATGGTCATTGCTCCACTATCGGCACACACCCTTGCCAAG ATTGTGGGAGGGATTTGTGACGATCTACTGACAAGAATTGTACAAGCATGGGACCGCAAGAAGCCATTTTATGTTGCACCATCGATGCACCTTTTTATGTGGAAAAATCCTTTCACAGAAAGGCATCTCAAGTGCATAGAAGAAGAACATGACATTACAATCATCACACGCAAAGAAAGGGGCAGCATGACAGTCATCGAACCCCAAGAAGATGAAGATAAAGGGGAGGAATGTGAGATTGGTGCAATGGTTGAACCTTCTGAAATTTCTTACACT TTGCTGTGTAATTCTGTTAGTGCTATGGGGTGTTGCTTGTGCACTAACATAGTTGTAGATGTAGATGTATGTGCTCTTGTAGTTGG TCAATATGGGTCTCGTTTAGATACTAGTCAATATGCATGGTTGGGAGAAGATGGAGTTGCTAGAAAGCAAATGAATGCACTTTGA
- the LOC100783106 gene encoding cucumber peeling cupredoxin: MAPPIAAYITAFSLLITVVSAAETGYHNHTVGGAAGWSFNSTTNTTATNYSSWASTQTFDLGDYLIFNTNSNQTVVQTYNKTTYLNCTAYDSDNGTFVYNGGSRGFGEALTVAVPLTIVGPNYFFSDAGDGVQCQHGLAFEIAVLRGLGLPPSLNQPPPPPYQEPPGPDAAQSPPITVAQSPSGGAFATRADVRVVVYGFVTALVLQFQ, encoded by the exons ATGGCGCCACCCATCGCGGCGTACATCACGGCCTTCTCCCTCCTCATCACCGTCGTCTCCGCCGCCGAAACCGGTTACCATAACCACACTGTCGGTGGCGCCGCCGGATGGTCCTTCAACTCCACCACCAACACAACCGCCACCAACTACTCTTCTTGGGCTTCTACTCAAACCTTCGACCTTGGCGATTATCTCA ttttcaatacGAACTCGAACCAAACGGTGGTTCAGACTTACAACAAGACGACCTATCTGAACTGCACCGCCTATGATTCCGACAACGGAACCTTCGTGTACAACGGCGGAAGCCGTGGTTTCGGCGAAGCGTTGACCGTTGCTGTGCCGTTGACCATAGTTGGACCGAATTACTTCTTCTCCGACGCCGGCGACGGCGTGCAGTGCCAGCACGGCTTGGCGTTCGAGATTGCCGTCCTGCGCGGTCTCGGCTTGCCGCCGAGTCTCAACCAGCCGCCTCCGCCGCCGTACCAGGAGCCGCCGGGTCCCGATGCCGCTCAGTCTCCGCCGATCACGGTGGCACAGTCTCCCAGCGGCGGCGCGTTCGCGACCCGTGCCGACGTGCGCGTGGTTGTTTACGGCTTCGTTACGGCGTTGGTGCTGCAGTTTCAGTGA